A segment of the Kazachstania africana CBS 2517 chromosome 2, complete genome genome:
TAATTATTGGTAAATCTGGCTTCTCCATAAGATAAAATGATGTTTTGAAAGTCTTCTAGAGTATACCTTTCATAGATTGGATCATTGTCATTAATATCATCTTTGATTAACATGAAATGAACCCATAACCAATCTTCTATGCTCAAAGTAACTGAGGAAatgttttttcttgttaaGTCACATCTACCAATGATCTTATAGACAGCTAATCTATATGGATCACCATTCAAAGAATTCTTAATGTGTTGATTATATTCGGTATGCAATTTGTTTGAGAATTCTATTGGTAACCTATTATCGTTTGAAGAAATGTAGGCTTTGAAATAGGCCAAAAATGATTGttcaacttttttgaaactcgatttattattaatcGCAATTTCTAAtgcttctttcttcaaaccTGCTCTTAGTAAGTAAAATATTAATGCCCAAATAGGTTCTCCATTGACAATAGTCAAGTTGCTTATTTTCCATGTATTACTGGaagtatttttcaatttgctttcaataaaagattttatcttattgatatttgttGGTAATCCTTCATCCATGTTCTTATTGTATAAACTATCGACGTACcccaaaaattgtttttcCAAATAGTCCTTAGCATTTGATACAGTATCTTTATGATCTGCTATTCCACCCAAATTGTCAAGGACTTTCCAACTTTCTAATAGCTGTCTCTTTTTAGAGTCGTTAACATTGTTGATGTGAGCGGTGTTACTTGACAAGAGAGAAATGAATTCTTTTGTTAGAGGAAACATTTGTCCCATTTGTCtggaattattgaatgcGTGAATAGTTTTAGCATATGTTTCGAAAATTTCTCTAActaaataattttcattgacatttaattttgattcgTTACTGTTgttattcaaaatcttgaaatttttattcttatttttatctaACCCCCAATTCATAATTTTAGAGGTGgcttttgaagaattggatTCATTTTTATGAATAAGAACACCGAAGTTTTCTTTCACTagatcttttctttgattccAGTCGagatttaaattttgattaataaaattatcaaaatcttttgcCGCGTATGATAAGAGTTGTTCTATAGATGCCAAGATATTTTCATCCTTCTTTATCTTTAAATAGCTATCAATTTCCATTCCATCTGTATTTACCTGTCGTTGTTGTTGTGCTGCAGTTGTTGTGGTAGTGATtgttttattcaatttattatcttttaaaaaatttaaagaagaGTCGACATCTTCAAAGGCTAGCCCGCTACCAGctaataaataatgagCTTTTGTGTGATCTCTCACTGATTCTGGTTTTCCATGTGTGTATGAAGATCTTAAATCTTTCGAACGTCTgttgatttcattaatacTCAGTTGAATCGAGCCTAGTTCTGAAGAAGTAGTTGGTAGAGTCTTGGATGACTCGATCAAGTCATTGAACAATTTGCTCGTGCTCTTCAAAGAGGACGCATTCTGCTGCTTCAAATCACCATCCATTGGTCGTCCTGAACTGGTTCTTATCACTGACTTAGGCTGTTAGAAACACTAAAAAAGGTCCATGGgtatcaaatgaaaaataaaaaaattttcgatcTTGTTGATATCAAAATCTTAGCGAACAAACAGATATTATTACCCGACTGTCACATGTGACAATGTTTGGGTTCTGGTCGACTCATAGGGCTTTCTTGCggtttctttttttttctgtgccctaatttttccaagaaATAGTCGACCCAACAGCCGTTAGGTGTTTAGGTCTTCGCACTTTAAGGTACCACCACAACTGTGAGGTCCGGCGGTTACAAGAAGATGTGTAGCTAAATTAGAGCCATTGGTATATTAAAAGGCATATGTTGCATCCAAGTATCATGAACATAGTGAGATTTTTTATGAGATTCTTGATATAATCTTACTTCTTCACGGTATATGAGCAGATATTCGGATTGTCTGCCCTGACACGCTATCCATGGGATATATACCGTTAAGAGGGAGATCGGTCCCATCCTTGAAATCAGATTGAAGGAAATACGTATGAAAGGCTATAACTTTTCTAACGTCATGTGTTTGACAATCGAAGAAGTGGTTTAAATCAAACATATAGCAACGAAATACTGCTCTTATTTGTTGAGCCAAAATTGATCCAAGTACTCATGCACGGGTACTGactcaaatttttttgagtAGGAAATCTTTAAGATGTTCTCAACATGGGCAGGTTCTTTTTGGTAGTGATCTTTCAGGtggttttcaaatttcttgagTAATAGTGGAATGCCCTCATCTCTTCTGAATTTGTGGCCCACTGGATACTCAACGACAATTTCATCCAATATGGTACCGTCATTGAGTTCGATCGTCAATGCATTGGGAATTGATCTCTTTTGAGGGTCAAGATaatcttttgtaaattgGTCGTCTCTGACACAGTACATCTTGGAACGCAAAGTGTCGATATCCGTATTTGACAATGCAACTTCATCATGATAGTCTTGAGCGGTCAGTCTTCCATATATCAATGGGATAGCAATCATGTATTGAATACAGTGATCTCTATCTGCATAATTATAAAGCGGGCCAGATTTATCTATTATTCTCATGGCAGCATCTTGAGTTCTGATTCTAACTGATTTTATATCCTTATAACTCTTACCTAAATTAGTCAAGAGCGTATGGGCCTTCATTGCAGCTTCAACTGCTGTTTGGGCATGGAATTCAGCGGGATATGAGATTTTAAATAGGATATTTTCCATCACGTATGaattaaatttcaaattaaatttaaattgGTTGCCGTTGAATAAAACGTCATAGAATCCCCAATTTTTTGCAGTCAATACGGATTGCATTGGTccaatatttgaattctttaCCATGAATGCGAGTTTAATTGCTCTTGAGATGGCATCACCTGCAGCCCATGactttcttgaatttgTATTTGGTGCATGTCTGTAAGTTCTCAAAGGGTGACCATCTACGAATGCATGAGATATGGCGTCTATTGTTTGTTGAATATTCAGACCAATCAAATTAGCTACAACTGCAATAGAGGCAATTTTAACAAGTATTACATGATCCAATCCCACTTCGttgaaagaattttctAGAGCAAAAATACCTTGAATTTCGTGAGCTTTAATCATGTTTTCTAAGACATCTCgcattttgaattttctattttctGTTCTATTAAGAAAATCTGTTACAGCTAATATAGCACCTAAATTATCCGATGGATGTCCCCACTCTTTTGCTAACCAGCAGTCATTAAAATCTAACCACCTAAACATTGTTCCTAAGGCAAACCCGGCGTGGATAGGTTCAAATTGATGAGAAGTGCCTAGAATTTTCACACCTTGGGAAATATTTAGTGGTACGATTGGTTTTATTATATCTTGAACTTGCTTATATTTTAAAGAGGCTAATCCACATCCTAATGTATCTAAAAAGCATAATTTTGCTGTTTGATAAGCTGTGAGAGACGTGATTTCTTTGTTATGTACATAGTTCGCAATATCTACTAATACGTTATCAGGATTTGGTCGTTCATTGGAGGTTTGAAGAGTGGAGTATCTGGATAAAAATATGTTtgtctttttcaaattgaatattttcgATCTTGACATCGAAgtcatcatctttttctaatttttgttGGAGTGTGGCACGATgacagaaaatttgaagctTTGATTTATGAAAGTTCTCtgtttatataaaataaattaaacGAAATGTACCTAAAAATAACATGtgtacatatatatatgacGGGATAATGGAGGAGTGAGGACCTCGATAATCATGGCGAAGTgaccaattttttgaggGAATTTAAATCGAGGCTCTTTGGTCTTTCAATTGGTAAACCGTATATGCGATCCCAAACTAATTGGGATAAGGGACCAATTGCTCTCGAACATGCAAATATAACTGTCATGAAAAGTGTTTGTTTCAACCCgtaatgataaaataaGATTCCAGAGGCGGAATCGACATTTGGATAAGGGTTTTGACATTTGCCATGCTCAGTTAATACTTTAGGAGCCACTTTAGTCAAATTTTGCATCAATTGGACATGACTATCATTTGCAAATTCTTGTGATCTTTCATGAACAAAGTTTAAAAGGGAGGTAAATCTTGGATCTGTATTTCTTAACACGGCATGACCATAGCCTGGAATTACTCTCTTACAACTTAGTAAATTCCATAGATAATTTTCTATTTCCAAGAGATTTTTTGGGCTTGAAATATTAGAATTCATTTCAATTAAAAATCTGACAACTTCCTGTGCGGCAAGACCGTGTAATGGGCCTGCAAGTCCATTGATTCCGGACGAATAACTGAGATATGGATCTGTAAGAGCACTACCTACAAGATGGGTGGAATGAGCGGAGACATTGCCACCTTCATGATCTACATGAATGCCCAAATATAGTCTCATTAAATTTACGAAATCTTCTAATTGTCTGTTGGACAAATTTGagatatttgatgaatctGAATTTTTGTTAATTCCAATTAATGAACATATGTTGTAACTCCAATCCTTACTAGGATTGAATTGACCCAAGGGTTTACCTTCGTTTATCATATTGGAGTATATTTTTCCTGCTAAAAGTGGCATCATTGCTATCAAATTTAAGGAATCTTCAAGTGTATCTTCCCAATATGTGTCTTTATTTAAAGTACCATTctcataatttttttgaaaaaaggaATTTTCTTGTAACAGCAACAAGCCAATTGATAATTGCGTCATTGgatgcattttttttggtaattGTGATAATATATTATTGACATTCGGTGGTAAATTTCCATTCTTAGTTCTTTCTGATAAATCATTCGATAATTGCAAAGATTGTTGCAAAGTTGGGATTTTACCACCCGTCATAAGAAACCATAGCATTGACTCaggtaaaaaaatatttgaatgattattttgattcaaacCCGGCAAAGAAGTTTGGCATTGTGATAAtgtaaaattattaaatctGATACCTTCAATTGGATCTAAGGTAGTACCTTGCCAAAACATTGATTTATTACCACGCATGCCACttagaattgaattcaCAGTGATTGTATCAATTTTCacatctttaaatttttttctaaacAAATTAAATTGCTGTGTTTTTTGGGGAattaattcttttatttcatctttcAGAGAACGTACAGTGTTTTTAAGCATTCTTCCTCTCCAAAAAGGGGCGTACGCATTTATGGGCCAAGATGGTTTAAAGTATGTTCTATATAATGAgtttatatacttttttAATTCTCTCAAAACGTTTCCCCAACGATTGAAAAACTAGAATATAGCCGCCGAAAtgagagaaaaataaatgctTTTTAGCCGCTGAAAAGGGAATACAAttaaaatagaaaaaaaactaagattggaaaagaagaatgatCTCTTTGTTGTTGCTATCTATTTATTACTAATATACAGTGTGGGTGTTCCATTCTTCCAGGTCGGAGATATCGATATTGGTCTCATTGTGTATAGATTTATTACTACTATAATTCTGGcggaaaaaaaagtaatgCAATTGGCGGGAGAACGCTTTTGACTTTAGCCGCCGGAACTCTAAATATCAAAGGCTGGTGGAGGTTAATTTATAAtgacaataataataatttaacGTTGGGTCTTATCCTCTAGGCAAATGAAACAGATTTCTTCTTGCCCTTTTTAGTGTCTAACGATGGTGACGACTCTTCACGACGGTTGTTCTTTCTACGAAGACTTCTTGCGACACTGGCTTTCCTTTTAATTtctgattttttatcatcCAAGACAGCAGCTTTCTCTGCCTCTTTCCTTTCCAATTCCTTTCTCTTCAATTCACGAATTTCTTCCAATCTTCTTGCCTTTTCCAATTTACTCTCAGTGACCTCATCCTGTTGATCTCCAATACTCTTGATCAATCTGTGGAACAATAGATTGTCATGATCAGCGACAAATTTCTTACCTTTCTTACCTCTTTTAATCTTAACGCCTGGCACCACAGCTTTATTCAATGTTGGAATACCCAACTCTTTCTCATTATACTCTCTAGTCTTGTTTTTCTTACCATAAAGTCTCACTTTGGCTTGCTCCTGACGAACTTTCTCTTTactcaatttcttgactCGAGATTTCTCTGTTAATTTTGGAACATGAGCCAACTGATTTCTAGCTTCCTTATCCTCAAACATTTCAGGAACAACCTCCCTCCTCATATTTCCGGAATCCTTTCTAGACTTCTTAATTGCcatttttctcttgttGATCTATTTCGATTCCACCGTATTCACTCTATGGTATTCACTAAATAGTAATAGTATCAGTAGTCGTAGTAGTGGTCAAAATTTATAGTGGTCATCGCcatctcttttttctttctcggggaaaatttttctttttttttttttttttttttgggtCTGTGAAAAGAATAGAGTTACCCGTCTTACATCAAACAGAGTATATACGTATATTAGAACTCACAGGCTGATAGAATTCTTTCATAATCTTCCTTTAGAAGATCAAATGATTGCATAATTGcatttttcttatcttcatcatcctcaaATTCCATTAAACTCTCgtaattcttcaaatatatcctcatcttcacttgtctttcaaaatttgtaacTAACCCCATAtgtaataaaatcatctCAATTATTCTATCAAACTGTCTCTTTTCGATCTTGTATTTCAACCGTTTGTCATCAATCCACTCTGTATCCAATAATTCCTTCTCGTCAACCTTATCGTACAATTCCTGGAAAAATCCTTCACGAGATAGcatcttcaaatcattTCTATCTcttaaatcatcaaaattttcgtTAGGGTCTTCTACTGTGATCTCAATGATCCCATCATCTTTAAGCCACCCTTTATATAGACTCTCATAAAGCAAGGATCCATGTCCACAATGTTGGTATGGTGgtaatattaaaaattgtgATATCTTAccattatatttatatctcGTATCCTTATCAAATGTTTCATTACCTTCAT
Coding sequences within it:
- the CIT3 gene encoding citrate (Si)-synthase CIT3 (similar to Saccharomyces cerevisiae CIT3 (YPR001W); ancestral locus Anc_8.92), giving the protein MLKNTVRSLKDEIKELIPQKTQQFNLFRKKFKDVKIDTITVNSILSGMRGNKSMFWQGTTLDPIEGIRFNNFTLSQCQTSLPGLNQNNHSNIFLPESMLWFLMTGGKIPTLQQSLQLSNDLSERTKNGNLPPNVNNILSQLPKKMHPMTQLSIGLLLLQENSFFQKNYENGTLNKDTYWEDTLEDSLNLIAMMPLLAGKIYSNMINEGKPLGQFNPSKDWSYNICSLIGINKNSDSSNISNLSNRQLEDFVNLMRLYLGIHVDHEGGNVSAHSTHLVGSALTDPYLSYSSGINGLAGPLHGLAAQEVVRFLIEMNSNISSPKNLLEIENYLWNLLSCKRVIPGYGHAVLRNTDPRFTSLLNFVHERSQEFANDSHVQLMQNLTKVAPKVLTEHGKCQNPYPNVDSASGILFYHYGLKQTLFMTVIFACSRAIGPLSQLVWDRIYGLPIERPKSLDLNSLKKLVTSP
- the LOC1 gene encoding Loc1p (similar to Saccharomyces cerevisiae LOC1 (YFR001W); ancestral locus Anc_8.91), encoding MAIKKSRKDSGNMRREVVPEMFEDKEARNQLAHVPKLTEKSRVKKLSKEKVRQEQAKVRLYGKKNKTREYNEKELGIPTLNKAVVPGVKIKRGKKGKKFVADHDNLLFHRLIKSIGDQQDEVTESKLEKARRLEEIRELKRKELERKEAEKAAVLDDKKSEIKRKASVARSLRRKNNRREESSPSLDTKKGKKKSVSFA
- the NIC96 gene encoding linker nucleoporin NIC96 (similar to Saccharomyces cerevisiae NIC96 (YFR002W); ancestral locus Anc_8.94); amino-acid sequence: MDGDLKQQNASSLKSTSKLFNDLIESSKTLPTTSSELGSIQLSINEINRRSKDLRSSYTHGKPESVRDHTKAHYLLAGSGLAFEDVDSSLNFLKDNKLNKTITTTTTAAQQQRQVNTDGMEIDSYLKIKKDENILASIEQLLSYAAKDFDNFINQNLNLDWNQRKDLVKENFGVLIHKNESNSSKATSKIMNWGLDKNKNKNFKILNNNSNESKLNVNENYLVREIFETYAKTIHAFNNSRQMGQMFPLTKEFISLLSSNTAHINNVNDSKKRQLLESWKVLDNLGGIADHKDTVSNAKDYLEKQFLGYVDSLYNKNMDEGLPTNINKIKSFIESKLKNTSSNTWKISNLTIVNGEPIWALIFYLLRAGLKKEALEIAINNKSSFKKVEQSFLAYFKAYISSNDNRLPIEFSNKLHTEYNQHIKNSLNGDPYRLAVYKIIGRCDLTRKNISSVTLSIEDWLWVHFMLIKDDINDNDPIYERYTLEDFQNIILSYGEARFTNNYLQVLVLSGLYELAVEYAYSFNEFDAVHLAIGFANENLLKIASIESILSDTNSSSKLVVFNKKTNQREINFAKLIGNYVRSFKFSDPRIATEYLILINLNNNGNAEQIELCHESLRELILETNEFTILLGKINRDGSRIPGVIEERQSLLQLRDTKEFLRTITEQAARKADEDGRSSDSLLLYQLSEDYDIVITIVNGLLSDILSNTDLNQNLISFNDNSETNPILLAEKLITIYMENLEISKKVHTKNKETCILLLSLIEVRKLFIAKQWQNTLSAIEQIDLLPFTDELSARKKAQDFTTLNENIIKCIPNLLIITMTCLSNLITSLNQSEYQLMSKIEQIDALKKVAKNCMVYAGMIQYKMPRETYSTLINLDVGL
- the PDH1 gene encoding putative 2-methylcitrate dehydratase (similar to Saccharomyces cerevisiae PDH1 (YPR002W); ancestral locus Anc_8.93), whose product is MMTSMSRSKIFNLKKTNIFLSRYSTLQTSNERPNPDNVLVDIANYVHNKEITSLTAYQTAKLCFLDTLGCGLASLKYKQVQDIIKPIVPLNISQGVKILGTSHQFEPIHAGFALGTMFRWLDFNDCWLAKEWGHPSDNLGAILAVTDFLNRTENRKFKMRDVLENMIKAHEIQGIFALENSFNEVGLDHVILVKIASIAVVANLIGLNIQQTIDAISHAFVDGHPLRTYRHAPNTNSRKSWAAGDAISRAIKLAFMVKNSNIGPMQSVLTAKNWGFYDVLFNGNQFKFNLKFNSYVMENILFKISYPAEFHAQTAVEAAMKAHTLLTNLGKSYKDIKSVRIRTQDAAMRIIDKSGPLYNYADRDHCIQYMIAIPLIYGRLTAQDYHDEVALSNTDIDTLRSKMYCVRDDQFTKDYLDPQKRSIPNALTIELNDGTILDEIVVEYPVGHKFRRDEGIPLLLKKFENHLKDHYQKEPAHVENILKISYSKKFESVPVHEYLDQFWLNK